The segment TCTCTCAATTCCCTAATTAAGAAGTAGAGGAAAAAAGCTTTAATTACAACTAATAAACATTATTTGGTTGTTAAGATAGTGTATGGACTGAGCTTACTACTGAATTtgttatctactttttaaaaagaagtattagatattctgattttatttcaaaGGGATTACAATGCTGGGGATATTAATTGAATTCAAAGCTgtttaaatatttccaaaattacACATTTGATTAGCAACATGTCCCTATCGACTGctgcttttcatattttaagagtGAGAAATCTCATAATGCAGGAATTATATTTGATTTGATGATCTCTAAGGGTCTATTTGCTTCAAAACTTCTTGACTCTTACATTTCTTAAATGTGatataaggatttttttaaatgtcctttaaTGTTTgtgtttaaaagattttttttttctcctaaaaccATAACAGGTTAAACCTCCAACTGTGATTGGTCAATTCCACACccttttctttggattgatcCGAATGTTCTTCCTCGGGGTACTAGGCTTTGCAGTTTATGGGAATGAGGCCTTGCACTTCATTTGCGATCCAGacaaaaaagaagtaaatctCCTGTTACAATCGGTTCAGGTCAATCACTCCACAAGTAAGTTTTTCTGTGTGCACACAAACATTAACTCTACAACAaactcattttctctttaaatgtaaaataatgtcaTAATATGAGAAATAccctaacaggttttttttttttcctaaggattatgttactttttctttaattagCTGTATATTTCAGATAAATTGAGTTTTGGGGAGTTTCTTCCAATTCTGGCATTTTATTATCTACTAATGTTATCATTATTCTCCAGACCTGTATTTGGGATATAGACTAGCTGTCTATTGAGAGGCAATTACAGTAATATATGACTATGTTTTCACAATAAATATGTTCAACATTACTACCTTCATTATATTAAGACATATATAAGATTTTTATGAAACTTGGAATTTTTAAGTTAGACTCTGTTGAGAGTTAGTGGGgggtttttagtgtattttagTTACATATTGATTAATTGATTTACTAACATATTTCTGACATACTTTAGGTGTTCTGGGCTTTACAACTAGTTATTGTCCTGGTTCCTggagttattttccatctttatgCTGCATGTAAAAGCATCAATCAAGAATGCATTCTTCAAAAGTCTATCTACACTATAATTTATATACTgtctattttgttaagaattagTCTAGAGGCAATAGCATTCTGGCTTCAGATTTACCTCTTTGGTTTCCAAGTAAAATCTCTTTACCTGTGTGATGCTAGATCTCTTGGGAAAAACATGATTATAAGATGCATGGTTCCAGAACACTTTGAAAAAACGATTTTTCTCATTGCAATGAATACGTTTACAGCAATTACAATGGTATTATGTGTTGCTGAGATTTTTGAGATCATATTTAGAAGATTATACTTTCCATTCAGACAATGACCAAATAATTGATTACCTATCGTCATGCTAcagttatttatcatttttatttagttttatcttACTCAGTGAGTACCACAATTTCAAAACAAACTTACTTCAATGTGTCTGAAATTTATGTCTACTATAAAATATAATGTCTGGTTATAAGATAAGGattcttgaaaaaatatttcattttaattttgatcacttttattagaaaatatacacagaactactgttaatttatttttaaatggtgctTTTACACAGTTCTCTCACGTATATCTTAATTGATCAGTTTTTTTGTGGCCAGAGAaacttttattgtctttttttacgAAGTGGAAAATTGATGCTCAGGAAGGTTAATTTAGGTGACCAAAGTCATAATCCAGTTCTTTACATTTCCCTTTCTGTGGAACTATACAGTTTTAAATTTGAGGGTGTAATTATTTTGCATTCATGTAAAATACAACTTAAGCACAAAAGTtgtaaattaattattaaagAGTAATTCTATAGTTTGACCATTAACTTAAAGAAATTGAACAATtacgttttttaaattttattcagtcAGTTTTCTTGAAAGTTTCAATATTAAAATGATATAGAAATATAGCTACCAAATAAAAAATGCTATGGATAATATTGCGCATGGGATCCTTGTTTTTtcttgggaaaaacaaaaacctttctgTGGCCACAGATGTCCTAAAACTATAACTTCTATATTTATTGAAAGGGAACACTGTGTTTATGTTAAGTTAGACTTCCTCAATAGCTATGAAATTATTTCAGAGACAATTTTATACCGATTtagtgaatttctttttatttgcctgCCTTACCAACAATCATTTGATTcatttgatattatttaaaatccTTATGTATTACTGCCTTATACTGGTAACTTAGTAGGGAAATCAGTATAGTCAAATACTAAggttttccatttttcctcaaGCTTTATGCAGCCTATGTTTGATATCATGAATTTCTGGATCTAAAGTTTTCATCACTGAGGTTTTCTCTACATGAAAGCACCGGAGAAAATCCAACTTATCTTCATTCCACAAATAGCTACTGATGTCTATTATTTAACAAGTACtgcattaaaaaattcatataaaaagaTCATCAAgatttaatacatttataaaatcataCTCTAGCACGTGAGCTATAAAATCATACTATAGCAGTGGTATGCCAACAGGGTGGGGACTGGTAAAAATTGTCCACTCTACAAACAAAGGATATTTATTGACTTTCTTTATTTAGAATAACTAACCATTGGTGTTAATAAACAGCAaccatgtttaatattttatccttatttttaaattctctataCATAACATATCCCTTGATTGCCTGCATTCAAGGTTGAATGCTCCCGCCAATCTGCTGACAAACATACACATTTTCGTTATGGGTCCTATTTTTCCTGCATCTTTGCAAGGCTGGTACTTTTTTATTGAATGTCAGGCATTGTGTGTTTTATCCTGTTGGAtgctgattatttttcttctcataaaTATTCTTCAACTTAGTTCTGGAGCgcagttaagttacttggaaacagaTGATCCTTTCTGCTTCCTTTTAAGCTTTGTTATATATGACCAGTGTAGCACTTACTGAAAGGCCAGTTTTGCCCCAATACTAAGGAAGAACCTTTCTGAGTGCTCTATCAGATGCCTATCTGGTGGTTTGGAAATACTATCCTTTCACTAGTCTCAAAAATCTTGAATTCTACCCTCCTGCTGGTTGACTTGTGGTGGTGACACAAATTGCTATTGCTACATCAAACAGTTTCTCTCTGTGTCCgaggaaagaagggagatggGGCAAAAGGACCTTCTTCTGGTTTGCCTCTCAGGATTCTTTCCCAGGGAAGATCATTTTTCCAAAAAATCCCACAGAAGACTTCCCCTTAACATTATTGCCCAATCATAGATAAACACTTGGATTTATTCTTACTCTGACTCATCCTTTAAGGTAGGGCATTGTCAATGTATATCCCTTTATTAAGAGATTTTTCCACCCTGACTTTGGGAATAGCAACTATTCTCAGTCTTGTGTGAATCTTGAGTACTGTTCCTTTTGATCCTTTCAATTAGTTGTTTTCCTGGAAAGATATCTACAGATGTTGCACTGATCAGGACTCACTTAAACGCCCTTTGCAGATCTCTGGAGCTCTCGCTTTTCCAGCTACCTTACTGTAGCATCCGTTAAAATCCAGCTTCCTTGGCCTCCCTTAGCTCTTGATCTCTTCAACTGACAAGGTGGAAGGATGGCATCTCTAAGCCATCAAAGAAACTTTGCTTGCCTCTACTTCTTTGAACTAAACACTACCTATTGTTACGTTTAAAGATAGAGATAAGACGAGAGAGGTGGTTTAGACAATCTTGTAAATTCACTACCGACCtactatgatttcattttattagtAACTATATCAGAATTGTTAGCACACAGCTATACAGCCCTGAATAATAAATACTACATACCAAAATTCATATTCTGAtataaaaactaatttttctgactaaaatgcaaatatagtaaaaattaataagaacatCAAAACTAAACAATATCTAACCAtttgaaatgatatttaaaaCCATTTCATAAAAAGCTCTTGGGTCAAATAAGGTAATTTAAACTGAAGCTTTTCCGACTATTTATATGAACAAGAAGTGGGATGCTACATATTAAAACCTTTGAGATATGAGCAAATTTGTAGTGCACTGAAAATTGACAGCTGAAAATACATCTatcatgaaaaaggaaacaataaatgtaattcaaaaaGCAAACATAAGAACTTATTaaacaaagataaacaaaaataatttaataagaatataggtaaaaagtaacattttagaaaacaaacaaaacaaaataaatcccaGATCACTcttgaaaataacaataaaattgatAACCCTCGGCAAATCAAATCAAGTGTAGAAGTATACTATTATAAGATTCttctaatatatgtaaagtatattATCATTTGAAGTATGCTGTGATAACTTTAAGTTgtatactataaaatataaaacaaccaGTTTAAAAAGCCAGCAAAATTTTGGcttaacaagcaaacaaacaaaattaactgGAATCATAAAACATTCAATTAATATAAAAGGtggcaggaaaggaaaaaagagaacaaaaacaggtgaaacaaatagaaacaataacAAGGTAGTGGAACCAAACCCAAACATATCAATGGTtaacaataaatacaaaagatcttGGCACTCCAAAAACATAGAGattgtttaaatgtattttttaaaagccagaccAAATTATTAACAAGAACcccactttaaacatttttaaatatttaaaggtttaatattttaaaatcttgaatattttatagaaaataaatgggaaaagatGTATCATGCAAACCCTAAGCATCAGAGAGCTCAATTGGCTATATTACTATGAGAAAACTCAAATCAATTTTACAGCAAGGAATGATGACAGAGATTAAAGAGACATTTCATAATGGTTAAAGTATAATTTCAACAGGAAGCATAATAGTTGTAATATGTATGCCACCAGTTAATAGAGATTCAGAATGCATGAAGCAAAACCTGATAgattgaaaaaagaaatgcatcctATTATAGCTAAAGATTTCAACACTTCTCTCAGTAATAAACTGACAAAGTAAATAGAATATCAAAAAGGATATAgaggattataaattattaataagcAACTTGAACTAATTGATATTTATAGGATACTCCACCCAGCAACAACAGAACAGACGTTCTTTTCAAGTGTGTGTGTAACGTTCACCAAAAAAGATCATTTGCTGGCCCATAAGGAAGTCTCAAGGATTGAAATCATACAGACTACAGTCTCTGgtcacaatggaattaaactagaaattagtGAAATTAAGATATCAGGGATATATccaaatgtttgaaaaattaacAACATACTTTTATTAACCCAtggatcaaagaaaaaattacctgggaaattaaaaactactttaaacaaaaatgcaaatacaacttatcaaaataaGTGGaaaacagttaaaacagtgtttggtGGAATATTAGAAGTTCTAAATAGTACGTTAGAAAAGAAGTTATATAGTGATTTTAATTGCTCACTTTCTGAAgttgtgttggttttttttttcttttcttttcttttctttttttttttttttttttaagatggagtctcactctgtagccagggctggagtgtagtgtttcgattatgactcactgaaatctctgactcctaggttcaagcgattctcctgcctcagcctcccaaatagctgggattacaggcacccgccactatacccagctaattttttgtatttttagtagagatggggtttcaccatgttggccaggctagtctcgaactcctgaccacgcgattcactggccttggcctcccaaagtgctgagattacaggcatgagccaccacgcctggcctgaagtttttaaaagataatttaaatacaaattaaatagaAGGATGCAAATAAAAATACGAGTATAAAGCACAGTGATATAAAACCCaaagacaatagagaaaatcaattaaaccaaaatctggttctttgaaaagattaataaaacttATAAATTTCTGGTTTGATAATATGAGATAAtaagggagaaaatgaaaatcatccaaaaaataaatcagaaaagggATATTATAGTAAAACCTATAAGGAAACATCCTGAACAATGTTAGGTCAATAAATTTTTGATACTTAGatgaaaacatttctaaattCCAAACTACTAAAAATTGACagacataaacaaaaaatatgacTATCCATATatcgatttttaaaattttaaatccaaAGCCTTCCCATAAAGAAATGCCAGGCCCTGATGAATTCAGTGGTGAATTCCATTAAatgtttaaggaagaaataatactccAAAATCTTTTTTAGGAATTAGAAGAGAATATTTGCCATTTCATGTAAGGAGGCTAGCATAACGTTGGTATTAAAAATTCTTAgcaaaaatatattcacaaataggatccagcaatatatatataaataatacatcaCATTAGGTGGGGTTTACCCCAGGAATGAAAAGTTATATTATAAACACCCCTTTATAacgaaacaaaccaaaaaccctAAACCTCTCACTTTAAATGAGACCTACCTAAGCTTGATAAATAGCATCTAAGGAAACTTACCGGAATTAACAATTTCCCCTGTAGTCTCAAAACAGGCAAGGCTCTCTACTTTTTCCACTTGTGTTTAACGTTGAACTGGAATTcaataagacaaaaacaaaataaacatatatatatataaatatatatttattcaacaagtacaATAACACAAACAATAtatgaattgcaaaataataaatatctttattcACAGACATGATCATGTacatagaaaattctaaagaatgttccaaaaaattaaatttattggcCAAgcactgtggttcatgcctgtaatcccagcacttttagaggtgGGGCCAGGAGGATCGCtagagtctaggagtttgagattagcctgggtaatatagcaagaccccacctctacaaaaaataagaaaattagtcaggcatggtggtgcctgcctgtagtcctagctactccagaggctgaggtgagaagatgactcgagcccaggagtttgaggctgcagtgagctatgattgcaccactgccctctagcctgggtggcggAGCAAGACtctaacttaaaaagaaaataaacatatgagGAATAATTTTTCTAcagagtaataaaaaataaaatttaaatgtaaaaaaaaacatttacaatggaataaaaaaatatgaaatgcatagggataaatttttcaaaatatgtgcTAGAcctgtacaatgaaaactacaaaagagtgatgaaaataattaaagactttttaattttaattttgattttttattttttgagacggagtctcgctctgtcgcccaggctggagtgcagtggcacaatctcggctcactgccatctctgcctcccgggttcaagcgattctcctgcctcagcctcccaagtagctgggattac is part of the Symphalangus syndactylus isolate Jambi chromosome 2, NHGRI_mSymSyn1-v2.1_pri, whole genome shotgun sequence genome and harbors:
- the GJE1 gene encoding LOW QUALITY PROTEIN: putative gap junction epsilon-1 protein (The sequence of the model RefSeq protein was modified relative to this genomic sequence to represent the inferred CDS: inserted 2 bases in 1 codon) produces the protein MFLNYIKNFYEGCVKPPTVIGQFHTLFFGLIRMFFLGVLGFAVYGNEALHFICDPDKKEVNLXCYNRFRSITPQVSFSVFWALQLVIVLVPGVIFHLYAACKSINQECILQKSIYTIIYILSILLRISLEAIAFWLQIYLFGFQVKSLYLCDARSLGKNMIIRCMVPEHFEKTIFLIAMNTFTAITMVLCVAEIFEIIFRRLYFPFRQ